AATCCGACAGCGAAACGTCGATCATATCCCCGGTCTCGTCAATCAACTTACGCAGCTCGCCGACCGTCTTACGCGGCACGATCACCCCAGGCATGGTGTCCGCACCGGTCGGCAGGGGCACCTCGACGCTGGCGAGGCGATGACCATCGGTGGCGACGGCGCGCAGCACCGGCGCACTTTGGTCGCTGAGGGCATGGAGGTAAATTCCGTTCAAATAATAACGCGTTTCCTCGGTCGAGATCGCAAACCGGGTGCGGTCGATCAAGCCCCTGAGATCGCCGGGGTTAAGTTGAAAACGGTGCGCCATTTCGCCGCCCGACATCACCGGGAATTCATCGATGGGCAAGCACGATAAGGTAAAGCGCGATCGTCCCGAACGAAGCACCAGTTGACCGTTATCGGCACTGGCGTCCAATTCCAGCTGGGCGCCGTCGGGCAACTTGCGCACGATGTCGTACAGCGTGTGCGCAGGCGCGGTCGTCGCCCCCGCCTCGACGACCTGGGCCGGCGCGCTATCGACGATCAACAGATCCATATCGGTCGCGTCCAGCTTCAGTTGCCCGTCACGGGCCTCCAGCTTGACATTGGAAAGAATG
This genomic window from Varunaivibrio sulfuroxidans contains:
- the dnaN gene encoding DNA polymerase III subunit beta, which encodes MKLTIERTALLKSLGHVQSVVERRNTIPILSNVKLEARDGQLKLDATDMDLLIVDSAPAQVVEAGATTAPAHTLYDIVRKLPDGAQLELDASADNGQLVLRSGRSRFTLSCLPIDEFPVMSGGEMAHRFQLNPGDLRGLIDRTRFAISTEETRYYLNGIYLHALSDQSAPVLRAVATDGHRLASVEVPLPTGADTMPGVIVPRKTVGELRKLIDETGDMIDVSLSDSKIQFAFDGAVLTSKLIDGQFPDYERVIPAGNDKELEVDCKLFADAVDRVSAISTEKSRAVKLSLTPGTLILEASSPDCGSAREELETAYQGEIIEIGFNSAYLLDIARQIESSGLRMSMADAASPTILREADNDSALYVLMPMRV